Proteins co-encoded in one Alcanivorax sp. genomic window:
- the aroC gene encoding chorismate synthase, whose protein sequence is MSGNSFGERFRITTFGESHGLALGAIVDGCPPGLEISEEDLQVELDRRKPGTSKYTTQRREPDQVKILSGVFEGKTTGTSIGLLIENTDQKSKDYSNIAGTFRPGHADYTYTQKYGFRDYRGGGRSSARETAMRVAAGAIARKFLESRLGIRIYGGCTQIGDVKAEQFDWSVVNSNPFFFPDEGKVGELEALINALRKEGSSIGARVEVFAEGVPPGWGEPVFDRIDADLAKAMMSINAVKGVEVGDGFEVVNQRGEQHRDEMSPEGFLSNHSGGVLGGISSGQPIRVAMALKATSSILIPGKSINLEGQPSEVVTKGRHDPCVGVRATPIAEAMLALVLMDHYLRHRGQNADVAVPFAPIPGQA, encoded by the coding sequence ATGTCCGGCAACAGTTTTGGTGAGCGCTTTCGCATCACCACCTTTGGTGAAAGTCACGGTCTGGCCCTGGGGGCCATTGTGGATGGCTGTCCCCCTGGCCTGGAGATCAGCGAGGAAGATCTGCAGGTGGAGCTGGATCGCCGCAAACCCGGCACCAGCAAGTACACCACCCAGCGCCGTGAACCGGACCAGGTGAAGATCCTGTCCGGTGTTTTCGAGGGCAAGACCACCGGCACGTCCATTGGTCTGCTGATCGAAAATACCGACCAGAAATCCAAGGACTATTCCAATATCGCCGGCACCTTCCGCCCCGGGCATGCGGATTACACCTATACCCAGAAGTATGGCTTCCGGGATTACCGGGGCGGTGGCCGTTCTTCCGCCCGGGAAACCGCCATGCGTGTGGCGGCCGGCGCTATCGCCCGGAAATTCCTGGAAAGCCGGCTGGGTATTCGTATCTACGGTGGCTGTACCCAGATCGGGGACGTCAAAGCCGAGCAATTCGACTGGTCCGTGGTCAACAGCAATCCGTTCTTTTTCCCGGACGAAGGGAAGGTGGGCGAGCTTGAAGCGCTTATCAATGCGCTGCGCAAGGAGGGCTCGTCCATTGGGGCCCGTGTGGAAGTATTTGCCGAGGGGGTGCCTCCCGGCTGGGGCGAACCCGTGTTCGACCGTATTGATGCGGATCTGGCCAAGGCCATGATGTCTATCAATGCGGTGAAGGGAGTGGAAGTGGGTGATGGCTTTGAGGTGGTCAACCAGCGTGGCGAGCAGCATCGTGACGAGATGAGCCCGGAAGGCTTCCTCAGCAACCATTCCGGTGGCGTGCTGGGCGGTATCAGCTCCGGCCAGCCTATCCGCGTGGCCATGGCGCTCAAGGCTACCTCCAGCATTCTGATCCCCGGCAAAAGTATCAACCTGGAAGGGCAGCCTTCCGAGGTGGTTACCAAAGGGCGTCATGATCCCTGTGTAGGTGTTCGTGCCACCCCCATCGCAGAAGCCATGTTGGCACTGGTGTTGATGGATCATTACCTGCGCCACCGCGGTCAGAACGCTGACGTGGCTGTGCCGTTCGCGCCGATTCCGGGGCAGGCATGA
- a CDS encoding MFS transporter, with translation MTRRPLSERASPLPYYWRLSGFYFFYFGLLGALVPYWSLYLKDLGFSAAGIGALMAIPQLTKIGAPNLWGWLADRSGQRLRIIRAGNLLAALAFMPVFWVDTFWNMAFLLIAFSFFWNAVLAQFEVLTLQSLGDQAHRYSHVRLWGSVGFIVSVLVLGEVLDRAGTAFLPWVLSGFLWLLWLGTLTLPAGASGTGTRGGEAPSLWSVLARREVSLFLVASFLMQMSHGPYYTFFSIHLENMGFSKMVTGALWALGVLAEVGLFLIMHQLMRRFSIPWILTASLLMAALRWLVIGACGDSMPWLILAQCLHAASFGSFHAASIAWVHRQFGAPLAGQGQALYSSLGFGAGWAAGAGISGLLWPVWGVSLFFGAAAIAVLAALLLFTGVIGAASR, from the coding sequence ATGACCCGGCGCCCTCTCTCGGAGAGGGCGTCGCCACTTCCTTACTACTGGCGCCTCTCCGGGTTCTATTTCTTCTACTTTGGGCTGCTGGGGGCGCTGGTGCCTTACTGGTCCCTGTATCTGAAGGACCTGGGTTTCAGTGCGGCGGGCATCGGCGCACTCATGGCCATTCCCCAGCTGACCAAGATCGGTGCCCCCAATCTGTGGGGCTGGCTGGCTGATCGCAGTGGTCAGCGCCTGCGTATCATTCGTGCCGGTAATTTGCTGGCTGCACTGGCGTTCATGCCGGTGTTCTGGGTCGATACCTTTTGGAACATGGCGTTCCTGCTGATCGCCTTCAGTTTTTTCTGGAATGCCGTGCTTGCCCAGTTCGAAGTGCTCACGCTGCAGTCACTGGGTGATCAGGCTCACCGCTACAGCCATGTGCGCCTGTGGGGTTCGGTGGGGTTCATCGTTTCCGTGCTGGTGTTGGGGGAAGTGCTGGATCGTGCCGGTACGGCATTTCTGCCGTGGGTGTTGAGTGGTTTCCTGTGGCTGCTGTGGCTGGGCACGCTCACCTTACCCGCTGGCGCCAGCGGGACAGGAACCCGTGGCGGGGAAGCTCCGTCTCTGTGGTCTGTGCTGGCGCGCCGGGAGGTTTCGCTGTTTCTGGTGGCGTCGTTCCTGATGCAGATGTCCCACGGACCCTATTACACCTTCTTCAGTATTCATCTGGAGAACATGGGATTCAGCAAGATGGTGACCGGTGCCCTGTGGGCATTGGGGGTGCTGGCCGAGGTTGGGCTGTTCCTGATCATGCACCAGTTGATGCGGCGCTTCTCCATTCCGTGGATTCTCACGGCCAGTCTGTTGATGGCCGCGCTGCGCTGGCTGGTGATTGGTGCCTGTGGTGATTCCATGCCGTGGTTGATTCTGGCTCAGTGTCTGCACGCTGCCAGTTTTGGCAGCTTCCATGCAGCCAGTATTGCCTGGGTGCATCGGCAGTTCGGCGCGCCTTTGGCAGGGCAGGGGCAGGCGCTGTACTCCAGTCTTGGCTTTGGCGCTGGCTGGGCGGCAGGTGCGGGGATCTCTGGTCTGCTCTGGCCTGTCTGGGGTGTGTCCCTGTTTTTCGGCGCCGCCGCTATCGCCGTGCTTGCTGCGCTGTTGCTCTTCACTGGTGTGATCGGGGCGGCGTCCCGCTGA
- a CDS encoding MHYT domain-containing protein, translating into MQGSYDPVLVALSYGVAVIASYIALYFGTRLFVIEGRARKFWLAMGGLCLGSGIWSMHFVGMSAYTMPMDMEMSFDGGLTLLSWVPAVLASTLALYVITRPTVKVRSIVASSLIMGAGICAMHYGGMYAMQMQPQISYDPLLFWLSVLIAVGASGAAMVICRAVRLVPDNLVFVTKSGAALVMGAAICGMHYTGMAAAIYNPDSAIPGENLLRGDWMGIPMAVISAVFLLIALIVALQDFREIEREKQVREQRAAWVEKRAHNDQVTGLATRHHFDQALLKRLTESGESFSLVYMELQGYQPLFNQQGEVQANNLVRHAADAFAAAFSGDSLVARFSRHGFIAMIPPVTEDELKVVAEAIRPAIAHHDQAREFGAWTMGCSSFPRSASSTRMLVIRAREPRVAVRYDGALAELGGSLMAT; encoded by the coding sequence ATGCAGGGTAGTTATGATCCGGTGCTGGTGGCGTTGTCTTATGGCGTGGCCGTGATTGCCTCCTATATTGCGCTCTACTTTGGTACCCGCCTGTTTGTGATTGAGGGCAGGGCAAGAAAATTCTGGCTCGCCATGGGCGGGTTGTGCCTTGGCTCGGGCATTTGGTCCATGCACTTTGTCGGCATGAGTGCCTATACCATGCCCATGGATATGGAGATGAGCTTTGACGGCGGGTTGACCCTGCTTTCCTGGGTGCCAGCTGTTCTGGCTTCCACCCTTGCGCTTTATGTGATTACCCGACCCACGGTGAAGGTGCGTAGTATTGTTGCCAGTTCCCTGATCATGGGGGCCGGCATCTGTGCCATGCACTATGGCGGCATGTATGCCATGCAGATGCAGCCGCAGATCAGCTATGACCCACTGCTTTTCTGGCTCTCGGTTCTGATTGCGGTCGGTGCATCCGGCGCAGCCATGGTGATTTGCCGGGCGGTGCGTCTGGTGCCGGATAACCTGGTGTTTGTCACCAAGAGCGGCGCAGCCCTGGTCATGGGGGCAGCCATTTGTGGCATGCACTACACCGGTATGGCTGCTGCCATCTATAACCCGGATTCAGCCATTCCCGGCGAGAATCTGCTACGCGGCGACTGGATGGGCATCCCCATGGCGGTGATTTCAGCCGTATTCCTGCTGATCGCCTTGATTGTTGCCTTGCAGGACTTCCGCGAAATCGAGCGGGAGAAACAGGTTCGCGAGCAGCGGGCGGCCTGGGTAGAAAAACGGGCCCACAACGACCAGGTTACCGGTTTGGCTACGCGGCATCATTTCGATCAGGCTTTGCTGAAACGACTGACGGAAAGTGGTGAGTCATTCTCTCTGGTGTATATGGAGCTGCAGGGCTATCAGCCCTTGTTCAACCAGCAAGGGGAAGTTCAGGCTAACAACCTGGTCAGGCATGCGGCGGATGCTTTTGCGGCTGCGTTTTCAGGGGATAGCCTTGTGGCCCGGTTCTCCCGTCATGGTTTTATCGCCATGATTCCGCCTGTTACCGAGGATGAATTGAAAGTGGTGGCTGAAGCCATTAGGCCTGCCATTGCCCATCATGACCAGGCCCGGGAATTTGGCGCCTGGACCATGGGCTGTTCCAGCTTCCCTCGCTCGGCAAGCAGCACCCGAATGCTGGTGATCCGTGCCCGGGAGCCGCGGGTAGCGGTTCGTTATGATGGCGCCCTGGCCGAGTTGGGTGGCAGCCTGATGGCCACCTGA
- a CDS encoding LysR family transcriptional regulator has protein sequence MIDTPTLTAFMAVAETGSFSAAAERLYITQPAISKRIALLEQQLDARLFDRVGRQIKLTEAGNALMPRARQVLMDVEDMARAIHDLSGEVSGKLRIGTSHHIGLHRLPPVLRQFSRDYPKVTLDIHFIDSEEAWEGVLHGELEMGVVTLPPQPDERLHSEVIWQDPLVFMCAPEHPLAKQDNLTLEALTGHSAILPSPVTFTRGIVERLFDEHNLKLDIAMSTNYLETIHMMVSIGLGWSVLPATMVDQGVVQLPVDAPLPERQLGVVTHPARSQSNAARAFLRALRNQ, from the coding sequence ATGATAGACACGCCGACTCTCACCGCCTTCATGGCCGTTGCCGAAACCGGGTCTTTCTCCGCTGCCGCTGAAAGGCTGTATATAACCCAGCCCGCCATCAGTAAACGCATCGCGCTGCTCGAACAGCAACTGGATGCTCGCTTGTTTGACCGGGTGGGGCGTCAGATCAAGCTCACTGAGGCCGGTAATGCGCTGATGCCACGGGCGCGGCAGGTGTTGATGGACGTGGAGGACATGGCCAGGGCAATCCACGATTTATCCGGTGAGGTCTCCGGCAAACTGAGAATAGGCACCAGCCATCATATCGGCCTGCATCGCCTTCCCCCGGTGCTGCGTCAGTTCTCCCGGGACTATCCAAAGGTCACCCTGGACATTCATTTCATTGATTCAGAAGAAGCCTGGGAAGGCGTGCTTCATGGCGAGCTGGAAATGGGGGTGGTCACCCTGCCGCCACAGCCGGACGAGCGCCTGCACAGTGAAGTGATCTGGCAAGACCCCCTGGTATTCATGTGCGCGCCGGAACATCCGCTGGCCAAACAGGACAACCTGACCCTGGAGGCCCTGACCGGGCACAGCGCCATTCTGCCCTCCCCCGTGACCTTTACCCGCGGGATCGTGGAAAGATTGTTCGACGAACACAACCTGAAGCTGGATATCGCCATGTCCACCAACTATCTGGAGACGATCCACATGATGGTCTCCATTGGTCTGGGCTGGAGCGTATTGCCCGCCACTATGGTGGATCAGGGCGTGGTGCAGCTTCCGGTGGATGCGCCACTGCCCGAGCGCCAGCTGGGGGTAGTCACCCATCCTGCGCGCAGTCAGTCCAATGCGGCCCGCGCCTTCCTCCGCGCCCTGCGCAATCAATAA
- the leuC gene encoding 3-isopropylmalate dehydratase large subunit: MAGKTLYDKLWNAHLVTAREDGSALIYIDRQIIHEVTSPQAFEGLRLAGRQPWRTSASVATIDHNVPTTPFKSAAEIEDETSRIQVQTLQDNTREFGITEFGIGDVRQGIVHVMAPEQGAVVPGMTVVCGDSHTSTNGALACLAHGIGTSEVEHVLATQTLVAKKMKNMRVSVEGELGPGVTAKDVVLHIIGIIGTAGGTGYALEYAGSAIRGLSMEGRMTICNMSIEAGARAGMVAVDDVTLDYVKGRPFAPSGADWDKAVEYWRGLVSDDDAVFDEDITIDAADIRPQVSWGTSPEMVIGVDANLPDPAAESDEVKRSGMQRAYEYMGLKPGMPVTDIPVDRVFIGSCTNSRIEDLRAAAEVAKGRRKADSVKQVLVVPGSGLVKQQAEKEGLDKIFVEAGFEWREPGCSMCLAMNPDRLEPGEHCASTSNRNFEGRQGNGGRTHLVSPAMAAAAAVAGHFVDIRELQPA; the protein is encoded by the coding sequence ATGGCCGGCAAGACACTCTACGACAAGCTTTGGAACGCCCACCTCGTCACTGCGCGTGAGGACGGTTCTGCACTGATCTACATCGATCGCCAGATCATTCATGAAGTGACCTCGCCGCAGGCCTTTGAGGGTCTGCGTCTGGCCGGGCGCCAGCCCTGGCGGACCAGCGCCAGCGTGGCCACCATCGACCATAACGTACCCACCACACCGTTCAAGTCTGCCGCCGAAATTGAAGACGAGACGTCTCGAATTCAGGTGCAGACACTGCAGGACAATACCCGTGAATTCGGCATCACCGAATTTGGCATTGGTGATGTTCGCCAGGGGATTGTCCACGTGATGGCGCCGGAGCAGGGCGCGGTGGTACCCGGTATGACCGTCGTCTGCGGCGACTCCCACACATCCACCAATGGCGCACTGGCCTGTCTGGCCCACGGTATTGGTACCAGCGAAGTGGAGCACGTTCTGGCCACCCAGACCCTGGTGGCCAAGAAAATGAAGAACATGCGTGTCAGTGTGGAAGGCGAGCTGGGCCCGGGAGTAACCGCCAAGGATGTGGTGCTGCATATCATCGGCATCATCGGCACCGCCGGCGGCACGGGTTATGCGCTGGAGTATGCCGGTAGCGCTATCCGTGGCTTGTCCATGGAAGGGCGTATGACCATCTGCAACATGTCCATCGAGGCGGGTGCCCGTGCCGGCATGGTGGCGGTGGATGACGTGACCCTGGATTACGTGAAGGGCCGTCCGTTCGCGCCCAGCGGCGCAGACTGGGACAAGGCAGTGGAATACTGGCGTGGCCTGGTCTCCGACGACGATGCGGTATTCGATGAGGATATCACCATTGATGCAGCGGATATCCGTCCTCAGGTGTCCTGGGGAACCAGCCCGGAAATGGTCATTGGCGTGGACGCCAATCTGCCGGACCCTGCTGCTGAAAGCGACGAGGTGAAACGTTCAGGCATGCAGCGTGCTTACGAATACATGGGCCTCAAACCGGGTATGCCGGTCACTGATATTCCTGTGGACCGGGTATTTATCGGTTCCTGCACCAACTCCCGTATTGAAGATCTGCGTGCAGCGGCGGAAGTGGCCAAGGGACGACGCAAGGCCGATTCCGTCAAACAGGTGCTGGTGGTGCCGGGCTCCGGGCTGGTCAAGCAGCAGGCCGAGAAAGAAGGACTGGACAAGATCTTTGTGGAGGCCGGTTTCGAGTGGCGGGAGCCGGGGTGTTCCATGTGTCTGGCCATGAATCCGGACCGTCTGGAGCCGGGTGAACACTGTGCGTCCACCTCCAACCGTAACTTCGAGGGCCGTCAGGGCAATGGTGGGCGTACCCACCTGGTCAGTCCGGCCATGGCAGCTGCCGCGGCGGTGGCCGGTCATTTCGTCGATATTCGCGAGCTGCAACCGGCCTGA
- the leuD gene encoding 3-isopropylmalate dehydratase small subunit: MEKFVRLDGLVAPLDRANVDTDQIIPKQFLKSIKRTGFGPNLFDEWRYLDEGFPGQDNSKRPLNEDFVLNFDRYEGASILLTRRNFGCGSSREHAPWALMDYGFRVIIAPSFADIFYNNCFKNGLLPIVLSEDNVESLFKAVEGKEGFRITIDLENQQVIPQEGTPLAFDIDEFRKHCLLNGLDEIGLTLNEADAIRDYEQRRAEQEPWIFQ; this comes from the coding sequence ATGGAAAAATTTGTTCGTCTCGATGGTCTGGTTGCGCCTCTGGATCGTGCCAATGTGGACACTGACCAGATCATCCCCAAGCAGTTTCTCAAGTCCATCAAACGCACGGGCTTTGGTCCGAATCTGTTTGATGAATGGCGCTATCTTGATGAAGGCTTTCCCGGCCAGGACAACAGCAAGCGCCCTTTGAATGAAGACTTTGTGCTTAATTTTGACCGCTATGAGGGAGCCAGCATTCTGCTGACCCGGCGCAATTTCGGTTGCGGTTCCAGCCGTGAACACGCGCCCTGGGCCCTGATGGATTATGGGTTTCGGGTCATCATCGCACCAAGCTTTGCTGACATTTTCTACAACAACTGCTTCAAGAACGGGTTGTTGCCGATTGTGTTGTCGGAAGATAACGTGGAAAGCCTGTTCAAGGCAGTTGAAGGCAAGGAAGGCTTCCGGATCACTATTGATCTGGAAAACCAGCAGGTGATTCCGCAAGAAGGGACGCCACTGGCATTCGACATTGATGAGTTCCGCAAGCACTGCTTGCTGAACGGTCTTGATGAAATTGGTCTGACCCTTAATGAGGCGGACGCCATCCGAGACTATGAACAACGCCGTGCTGAACAGGAGCCCTGGATCTTTCAATAA
- the leuB gene encoding 3-isopropylmalate dehydrogenase produces the protein MSKVLVLPGDGIGPEIVNEAVKVLNVAKEKFGLEVELDEALVGGAAVDAENDPLPDSTLEKARAADAILFGSIGGPKWDTIERDKRPERGLLRLRSSLGLFANLRPAILFPQLADASSLKPEVVSGLDILIVRELTGGIYFGQPRGIKEENGERVGFNTYVYSESEMRRIAKVAFELAMKRDKRVLSVDKANVLEVTELWKEVVTEEAKQYPEIELSHMYVDNAAMQLVRAPKQFDVIVTGNLFGDILSDEAAMLTGSIGMLPSASLDENRKGLYEPCHGSAPDIAGQGIANPLATIMSLAMLMRYSLERGDVADAIESAVETVLDQGLRTADIYTQGTRKVGTEEMGNAVAEALAKA, from the coding sequence ATGAGCAAGGTACTGGTGTTGCCCGGTGATGGTATCGGCCCGGAAATCGTCAATGAAGCGGTGAAGGTGCTGAATGTCGCCAAAGAGAAGTTTGGCCTTGAAGTAGAGCTGGACGAGGCCCTGGTGGGTGGCGCGGCAGTGGATGCAGAGAATGATCCTCTCCCTGACAGTACGCTTGAGAAGGCCCGCGCGGCGGATGCCATTCTGTTCGGCTCCATTGGTGGCCCCAAGTGGGACACCATTGAGCGGGACAAGCGTCCGGAACGTGGCCTTCTGCGACTGCGCTCTTCCCTTGGTCTGTTCGCCAACTTGCGACCAGCTATCCTGTTCCCCCAGCTGGCGGATGCGTCCAGTCTCAAGCCGGAAGTGGTATCCGGCCTGGATATTCTGATAGTTCGTGAGTTGACCGGCGGCATCTATTTCGGTCAACCCCGAGGTATCAAGGAAGAAAATGGCGAGCGGGTAGGCTTCAACACCTATGTGTATTCCGAATCGGAAATGCGCCGTATTGCCAAGGTGGCGTTTGAATTGGCCATGAAGCGTGACAAGCGTGTGTTGTCCGTGGACAAGGCCAATGTGCTTGAAGTGACCGAGTTGTGGAAAGAAGTGGTCACCGAAGAAGCAAAGCAATACCCGGAAATTGAGTTGTCCCACATGTATGTGGACAACGCGGCCATGCAATTGGTGCGTGCGCCGAAACAGTTTGATGTGATTGTCACTGGCAACCTGTTTGGTGACATTCTCTCCGATGAAGCCGCCATGCTCACCGGCTCCATTGGAATGTTGCCCTCTGCGTCTCTGGATGAGAACCGCAAGGGTCTGTATGAACCCTGTCATGGCTCTGCACCGGATATTGCCGGTCAGGGCATTGCCAATCCGCTGGCTACCATCATGTCCCTGGCGATGTTGATGCGTTACAGCCTGGAGCGGGGTGATGTGGCAGATGCGATCGAGTCTGCGGTGGAAACCGTTCTTGATCAGGGGTTGCGTACAGCGGATATCTACACGCAAGGCACTCGCAAAGTGGGCACCGAAGAAATGGGTAACGCCGTGGCCGAGGCTCTGGCGAAGGCGTAA
- the asd gene encoding aspartate-semialdehyde dehydrogenase, whose product MKKVGFVGWRGMVGSVLMERMIAENDFADIEPVFFSTSQVGQAGPDVGKDIPALGDAKNIDELKALDVIVTCQGGDYTNAVYTKLRESGWDGYWIDAASTLRMADNSVIVLDPVNRQVIDEALDKGVKDYVGGNCTVSLMLMAIGGLFNEGLVEWTSSQTYQAASGAGAQNMRELISQMGKIHDDVSGKLADPASAILDIDRQVAATMRSSDMPVEHFGHSLAGSLLPWIDKEMENGQSKEEWKAQAETNKILGRSANPIALDGTCVRIGAMRCHAQALTVKLTKDVPMDEINDIIARSNDWVKVVPNSKEETLRDLTPTAVTGTLGIPVGRLRKLNMGNDFLNAFTVGDQLLWGAAEPLRRMLRILMER is encoded by the coding sequence ATGAAGAAAGTCGGTTTTGTCGGCTGGCGTGGCATGGTGGGTTCCGTACTGATGGAGCGCATGATTGCCGAAAATGATTTTGCAGATATCGAACCGGTCTTTTTCTCGACCTCCCAGGTCGGTCAGGCTGGCCCGGATGTAGGCAAGGATATTCCTGCTCTGGGTGATGCCAAGAACATTGACGAGCTGAAAGCGCTCGACGTGATCGTTACCTGTCAGGGTGGCGATTACACCAATGCGGTTTATACCAAACTGCGTGAGTCTGGTTGGGATGGCTACTGGATTGATGCGGCGTCCACTCTGCGTATGGCAGACAACAGTGTCATCGTGCTTGACCCGGTAAACCGTCAGGTGATTGATGAGGCGCTGGACAAGGGCGTGAAGGACTATGTGGGCGGCAACTGCACCGTGAGCCTGATGCTCATGGCCATCGGCGGGCTGTTTAACGAAGGTCTGGTGGAGTGGACCAGCTCCCAGACTTATCAGGCTGCCTCGGGCGCGGGCGCGCAGAACATGCGTGAACTGATCTCCCAGATGGGCAAGATTCATGATGACGTCTCCGGCAAACTGGCCGATCCGGCCAGTGCGATCCTGGATATCGATCGACAGGTGGCGGCAACCATGCGCAGCAGCGACATGCCCGTGGAACACTTTGGCCATTCACTGGCCGGCTCTCTGCTTCCCTGGATCGACAAGGAAATGGAAAACGGGCAGAGCAAGGAAGAGTGGAAGGCGCAGGCTGAAACCAACAAAATCCTGGGCCGTTCTGCCAACCCGATCGCTCTGGACGGCACCTGTGTGCGCATCGGTGCCATGCGTTGTCATGCTCAGGCGCTGACCGTGAAGCTGACCAAAGATGTCCCCATGGATGAGATCAACGACATCATTGCCCGTTCCAATGATTGGGTGAAAGTGGTGCCCAACAGCAAGGAAGAGACCCTGCGTGATCTGACTCCCACCGCGGTGACCGGTACCCTGGGTATTCCGGTAGGGCGCCTGCGCAAGCTGAACATGGGGAATGATTTCCTCAATGCGTTCACTGTGGGTGACCAGTTGCTGTGGGGCGCGGCTGAACCGCTGCGTCGTATGCTGCGTATCCTGATGGAGCGTTAA
- a CDS encoding aspartate-semialdehyde dehydrogenase: MRSINLAVVGATGLVGEAIIKLLAERGVPVGELHVLASSNSGGARISFAGRSLTVGEAEQFDFSRVEVAIFAAGAPATQALAPLAADAGALVVDLSPAYRYDDAVPLVVADVNDELLAQARETNMVACADASTVQLLQVLKPLNELAPVQEVVVTQLQAASATGRAGVDQLAQQSVRLLNGMTPSEDAKAQIAFNALPVSGQLQENGYSSEELKLVLETRRILAGQPLSVQVTTVRVPVFYGHGQSVTVRAVQPLSAGQAMTVWEGVQDIDMQENEDPQAMSPVAMVEGEPRVRLSRIREDMEGTGAISYFSVADNVRWGAALNAVKIVEKLLKDYL, encoded by the coding sequence ATGCGAAGTATCAATCTGGCGGTTGTAGGTGCTACCGGTCTGGTGGGTGAGGCTATTATCAAGCTGCTGGCCGAGCGGGGAGTGCCCGTGGGCGAGCTGCATGTTCTGGCGTCCAGTAACAGTGGGGGGGCGCGCATCTCCTTCGCGGGCCGCTCCCTGACAGTGGGTGAGGCAGAGCAGTTCGACTTTTCCCGTGTGGAAGTCGCGATTTTTGCCGCTGGTGCGCCGGCCACTCAGGCGCTGGCTCCGTTGGCCGCCGATGCCGGGGCATTGGTGGTGGATCTGTCACCGGCTTATCGCTACGACGATGCGGTACCCCTTGTGGTAGCTGACGTGAACGACGAGCTGCTCGCCCAGGCGCGGGAAACCAACATGGTGGCCTGTGCGGATGCCAGTACCGTGCAATTACTTCAGGTTCTCAAGCCGCTCAATGAGTTGGCCCCTGTCCAGGAGGTAGTGGTCACCCAGTTGCAAGCGGCGTCAGCCACGGGTCGAGCCGGGGTAGATCAACTGGCTCAGCAGAGCGTCCGCCTGCTCAATGGCATGACCCCCAGCGAGGATGCCAAGGCCCAGATAGCCTTCAATGCGCTGCCGGTGAGTGGCCAGCTGCAGGAAAACGGGTATTCCAGTGAAGAGCTCAAGTTGGTACTGGAGACTCGGCGCATACTGGCGGGCCAGCCCCTGTCAGTTCAAGTCACTACCGTGCGGGTGCCAGTGTTCTATGGGCATGGGCAGAGCGTGACGGTGAGAGCGGTGCAACCCTTGTCCGCAGGGCAGGCCATGACCGTATGGGAGGGGGTGCAAGATATTGATATGCAGGAAAATGAGGATCCTCAGGCCATGTCTCCGGTGGCGATGGTGGAAGGTGAGCCCAGGGTTCGGCTATCAAGAATTCGTGAAGATATGGAAGGCACCGGCGCGATAAGCTATTTTAGCGTCGCTGACAATGTGCGCTGGGGGGCAGCCCTCAACGCGGTCAAAATTGTTGAGAAGTTGCTAAAAGACTATCTGTAA